The stretch of DNA AACTCCTTCCGCACCTTGCATTCAAGCGTATTCTCGATGTGTTCGGCACCGGTGCCGGAGACCCGCTCGCCAAAGGACGACGAGTTGCGGTCTCCGCCGTCGACCGGAGCGTCGAGGGAGAGCTCCGGCGCCTGAACTCTGCGCAGCACCCTGATGTTCTCGATCGGGGTGCCCATCCGATTGGCGAGCTCGTGGTCGGTGGGGTCGCGTCCGTGTTTCTGGGTCAGCTCGGTGGTCACGCGAGCAAGCCGGGCGAGATTGGTATTCTGGTTGAGCGGTATGCGCACCGAGCGGGTCTGCTCCGCGAGCGCCTGCAGCACCGTCTGACGTACCCACCAGACGGCGTAGGATATGAACTTCACCCCCTTGTCGGGATCGAACTTCTTGACCGCCTTGATGAGGCCTTCGTTTCCGATGCAGACGAGCTCCGCAAGAGCGAGTCCGCGCCCCTGATAGCGCTTCACATATGAGATGACGAATCTCAGGTTGGCCGTGACGAGTCGCTCGGCGGCTTCCTCGTCTCCCTGGCGGGCCCTTCGAGCGATTTCACGTTCCTCCGCCACGTCTTGGATGAGTGGATATCTCTCTACGTCCTTCAGGTACTGATCGAAGGCATCCAGCTTGCTTGCGGAAGGTGACATCGCATGCCTCGGGTTGAGTGGGCGGCCGAAACCGAGTCGCACAACCTCGGCACCTCCTGACGGGTCAGGTAGCGTGCCGCCGGCCAGCGACCGGGGCGGGAAAACCGAATTCCCTAGTCCCCGAAGAAAGTTCCATCGTTCGCGAGCGTATATGCGGGTTTAGGCTTCACCGGGGTTGGAATCTGTCCGGCCCGACCCGGCTCAAGCGGCTCCGTTCCGTCTGCGTGTCTTGCGTGCCCCAGGCTATTCCCAGGAATTCCCGCATGGTGATGCGCAAGACGGGCGAAGCGCCGCCGACACCCAGCGGAAAGGCCACGTCGATCCTCGCGACCCGGGGCGTGCCGGCGGGAAACCCCAAGCGGATCCCCGCCCCGACCGAGGTGCGCCAGTCGGAATCCGTTCCGTAGGGCACGTCGCCGCCCCACATCCGTCCCGCATCGGCGAAGAGCGTGATGCCGGTGTCGATGAAGTCGGTCAGGTCGAAGGCGATCCTGCTCTCGGCCGAGAAGAGGAGCCGGTCGCTCCCCGGGAACGCTTCCTCGCGAAGTCCTCTCAGGCCCTCCCTGCCGCCGAGCGTCAGTTGGAACGGGACGTGGTGGCCCCTGCCGCCGCTCGCCGAAGCCCGGAGCAGGAAGGTGGAGACCGGCGCCCGCAGATAGGCGAGGAGGTCGAGTTCGCCCAAAAGGTCGCGCCAC from Gemmatimonadota bacterium encodes:
- a CDS encoding RNA polymerase sigma factor RpoD/SigA translates to MSPSASKLDAFDQYLKDVERYPLIQDVAEEREIARRARQGDEEAAERLVTANLRFVISYVKRYQGRGLALAELVCIGNEGLIKAVKKFDPDKGVKFISYAVWWVRQTVLQALAEQTRSVRIPLNQNTNLARLARVTTELTQKHGRDPTDHELANRMGTPIENIRVLRRVQAPELSLDAPVDGGDRNSSSFGERVSGTGAEHIENTLECKVRKEFLDELFDRYLTDRERKILHLYYGLEENKEMTLEEIGGVMGVTRERIRQIRNRAFEKLRDSPDGHALSAFWVAS